One Salvelinus sp. IW2-2015 linkage group LG4q.2, ASM291031v2, whole genome shotgun sequence DNA window includes the following coding sequences:
- the slc66a3 gene encoding solute carrier family 66 member 3, translating into MESDKVLHAANFSTLFVCMVLKFPQIFVLMRAKSTTGVSLNSLLLELTGFIVFVTYQMYYDYPPPTYLEYPILIAQDVILLLLILHYNGSLKQSLIYAVVFMGGWQLLTVQKWIIDLAMSLCTFISAGSKFAQLQCLWQSKDSGQVSALSWGMATYTCFARIYTTSVTTGDMQVLVRFIVMALLNSWVLATVLYYRKRSGEVQKKQD; encoded by the exons ATGGAATCAGACAAGGTACTACATGCCGCTAACTTTAGCACACTGTTTGTGTGCATGGTGCTAAAGTTTCCGCAAATATTTGTTTTGATGCGCGCGAAATCGACAACGGGTGTCAGCCTCAACAGTCTTCTGCTGGAGCTAACCGG GTTCATTGTGTTTGTCACCTACCAGATGTACTATGACTACCCACCCCCAACCTACTTGGAGTACCCCATCCTCATTGCTCAAG ATGTCATCCTCCTGCTCTTGATTCTACATTACAATGGCAGCCTGAAGCAGAGTCTGATCTATGCAGTTGT GTTTATGGGGGGCTGGCAACTACTCACTGTGCAGAAGTGGATAATTGATTTGGCCATG aGCCTGTGTACATTCATCAGTGCTGGCAGTAAGTTTGCCCAGCTCCAATGCCTGTGGCAGTCCAAGGACTCAGGCCAGGTTAGCGCCCTCTCCTGGGGTATGGCTACCTACACATGTTTTG CAAGGATTTACACCACCAGTGTGACAACTGGAGACATGCAGG TTCTGGTGCGATTTATTGTCATGGCACTGCTGAATTCATGGGTGCTAGCTACAGTcttgtactacaggaaaaggtctGGGGAAGTACAGAAGAAGCAGGATTAA